One window from the genome of Streptomyces sp. NBC_00708 encodes:
- a CDS encoding MFS transporter, with product MDTAVKQSPARADAPGSAAYRNLIVATIGFTLTFWAWNLIAPMSADYKDRLDLNSFQQSLLVAVPVLVGSLGRIPAGTLTDKYGARLMFPLTSALTILPVLLLIPAKNSYGAMLAVGFLLGVGGTTFAIGIPLVNSWFPPVKRGLALGVFGMGMGGVALSGYFTPRIAKHGDNLPFLVVAGALVVFAALSAVLINDHPGRQVPTDSLAHRLGAAGRLRVTWELSALYAIGFGGIVAFGVYLPTYLKTWYELSPTDAGTKAAGFALVTVIFRPIGGWLSDRVHPALVTSVALGVAALMAIVQAFDPRLDPTGTIALLVMAAGLGTASGSVFALVSQVTPQAKVGSVTGIVGAMGGLGGFVPPLVMGAIYSAKNSYSIGFMLLSDLALAGCVYAYGRMRNIQRDG from the coding sequence GTGGACACAGCCGTGAAGCAGTCACCCGCACGCGCGGACGCCCCGGGCTCCGCCGCCTATCGCAACCTGATCGTGGCCACGATCGGCTTCACGCTGACGTTCTGGGCGTGGAACCTGATCGCGCCCATGTCGGCGGACTACAAGGACCGCCTGGACCTGAACTCGTTCCAGCAGTCGCTGCTGGTCGCCGTGCCGGTGCTGGTGGGCTCGCTGGGCCGTATCCCGGCGGGCACGCTGACCGACAAGTACGGGGCGCGGCTGATGTTCCCCCTCACCTCGGCGCTGACGATCCTGCCGGTGCTGCTGCTGATCCCGGCGAAGAACTCGTACGGCGCGATGCTGGCCGTGGGCTTCCTGCTGGGGGTCGGCGGCACGACGTTCGCGATCGGCATCCCGCTGGTCAACTCGTGGTTCCCGCCCGTCAAGCGCGGTCTCGCGCTCGGCGTCTTCGGCATGGGCATGGGCGGCGTCGCGCTGTCCGGCTACTTCACGCCGCGCATCGCCAAGCACGGCGACAATCTGCCGTTCCTCGTGGTCGCCGGCGCCCTGGTGGTGTTCGCCGCGCTGTCGGCGGTGCTGATCAACGACCACCCGGGCCGCCAGGTGCCGACCGACTCGCTGGCGCACCGGCTGGGCGCGGCGGGCCGGCTGCGGGTCACCTGGGAGCTGTCCGCGCTGTACGCGATCGGCTTCGGCGGCATCGTCGCGTTCGGCGTGTACCTGCCGACGTACCTGAAGACGTGGTACGAGCTGTCGCCGACCGACGCCGGGACGAAGGCGGCCGGGTTCGCCCTGGTCACCGTCATCTTCCGGCCGATCGGCGGCTGGCTCTCGGACCGCGTGCACCCGGCGCTCGTGACCTCCGTGGCCCTCGGGGTGGCCGCCCTGATGGCGATCGTCCAGGCCTTCGACCCCCGGCTGGACCCCACGGGCACGATCGCGCTGCTGGTCATGGCGGCGGGCCTGGGCACCGCGAGCGGCAGTGTCTTCGCGCTGGTCTCGCAGGTCACCCCGCAGGCGAAGGTGGGCAGTGTGACCGGCATCGTCGGCGCGATGGGCGGACTCGGCGGGTTCGTGCCGCCGCTGGTGATGGGCGCGATCTACAGCGCCAAGAACTCGTACTCGATCGGTTTCATGCTGCTGTCCGACCTGGCGCTGGCGGGCTGTGTGTACGCGTACGGGCGGATGCGGAACATTCAGCGGGACGGCTGA